One part of the Tenacibaculum sp. 190130A14a genome encodes these proteins:
- a CDS encoding iron ABC transporter permease, whose product MIKYIQNIQRDTNKWSIFLLTIVLFIAIPIVTIFINLFYGPGETWSHLVTTLLPNYIQNSVWLIVGTSILTLVFGISSAWIVSRYHIPFQKQLEWLLILPLAIPSYITAYAYAGVFDYGGVIEKLFHLKIDVMNHFGLIFVLSVSLYPYVYVASRAFFLNQSSSIIEASKLLGAGERKTFFKLILPLARPAFVGGLILVLMEVLNDYGAAKYYGINTFTTGIFRAWFSLEEPETAIYLSAILVGIIFLLIMVEKWQRRRIGYFNAIKNHKKVQKENVSKGLRILFLSIVCFPVFFGFVLPVLQLVYWAFLTYSEVFTTDFLIVSLQSLGIASLSALLTVLFALLLIFLSKWNRLSMIKSIAKIGILGYAIPGAVIAVGVLIPTLFIDKWLVLFFRDVLDSKIGFIINGTILALLYAYVVRYMAVAYNPIEASSLKFGKSLSEASKTLGKGNIQTFLKIEFPLLKSAILSALILVFVDVMKELPLTLILKPYHINTLAVKAYEYASDELIAEAALPSLFIILTGVIPVLFLNRLISKEN is encoded by the coding sequence GTGATAAAGTATATTCAAAACATACAAAGAGATACAAATAAATGGTCAATATTTTTATTGACCATTGTTTTGTTTATAGCCATACCCATTGTAACTATTTTTATCAATTTGTTTTATGGACCAGGGGAAACATGGAGTCATTTGGTTACTACCTTATTACCGAATTACATTCAAAACTCTGTTTGGTTAATTGTAGGTACAAGTATTTTGACATTAGTGTTTGGTATCTCTTCAGCTTGGATTGTATCTCGCTATCATATTCCTTTTCAAAAACAATTAGAGTGGTTGTTAATACTTCCATTAGCAATACCCTCTTATATTACTGCATATGCCTATGCAGGAGTTTTTGATTATGGAGGGGTTATAGAAAAACTATTTCATTTGAAGATTGATGTAATGAATCACTTCGGATTGATTTTCGTGCTAAGTGTATCATTGTATCCTTATGTATATGTAGCTTCAAGGGCGTTCTTTTTAAATCAATCAAGTAGTATTATAGAAGCTTCAAAATTGCTAGGAGCGGGTGAAAGAAAAACCTTTTTCAAACTAATTTTACCTTTGGCAAGACCCGCTTTTGTTGGAGGTTTAATTTTGGTTTTAATGGAGGTGTTAAACGATTATGGAGCAGCAAAATACTACGGAATCAATACGTTTACTACGGGTATATTTAGAGCATGGTTTTCTTTGGAAGAACCAGAAACCGCTATTTATTTATCGGCAATTTTAGTAGGGATTATATTTCTATTAATTATGGTTGAAAAATGGCAAAGAAGAAGAATTGGGTATTTCAATGCAATAAAAAACCATAAAAAAGTTCAAAAGGAAAATGTATCCAAAGGATTGAGAATACTTTTTTTAAGCATCGTTTGCTTTCCTGTATTTTTCGGATTTGTATTGCCTGTTTTACAATTGGTGTATTGGGCGTTTTTAACCTATTCGGAAGTGTTTACAACAGATTTTTTAATAGTATCTCTTCAAAGTTTAGGAATAGCAAGTTTATCAGCACTATTAACTGTGCTTTTTGCTTTACTATTGATCTTTTTATCTAAATGGAATCGATTATCAATGATAAAATCAATAGCAAAAATTGGGATACTTGGATATGCAATCCCAGGAGCAGTAATTGCTGTAGGGGTATTAATACCTACTTTATTTATTGATAAATGGCTAGTGTTGTTTTTTAGAGATGTATTAGATAGTAAAATAGGATTTATTATTAACGGAACCATTTTGGCGTTACTATATGCATATGTTGTAAGATATATGGCGGTGGCATACAATCCTATAGAAGCAAGTTCGTTAAAGTTTGGAAAGAGTTTATCAGAGGCTTCAAAAACATTAGGAAAAGGAAATATACAAACCTTTTTAAAAATTGAGTTCCCTTTATTAAAATCAGCCATTTTAAGTGCATTGATTTTGGTGTTTGTAGATGTAATGAAAGAACTACCATTAACCTTAATTTTGAAACCGTATCATATCAATACCCTAGCGGTAAAAGCATACGAATATGCGAGTGATGAATTAATTGCAGAGGCAGCATTGCCTTCATTATTTATAATCCTCACAGGCGTAATACCAGTGTTATTTTTAAATCGTTTAATATCTAAAGAAAACTAA
- a CDS encoding ABC transporter ATP-binding protein, whose protein sequence is MEKQLLTIQKACKTFNKGKVVALNEVSLELEAGKILAIVGESGSGKTTLIRLITGLETLDGGNIKLNNTLVASDTVFVEPQYRNVGMVFQDYALFPHLTIFKNIAYGISKNPHKQERVKEVLALVGLEGMEKRYPHELSGGQQQRVALARAIAPNPELLILDEPFSNLDVILRNQLRQDIVTILKQTNTTAIFVTHDIKDALEVSDEILVLQNGNVLQQGKTQEVYKNPNGAYVELLFENA, encoded by the coding sequence ATGGAGAAGCAATTATTAACAATACAAAAAGCATGTAAAACTTTTAATAAAGGAAAAGTAGTTGCTTTAAATGAAGTTTCTTTAGAGTTAGAAGCAGGAAAAATTTTAGCAATTGTAGGAGAAAGTGGTAGTGGTAAAACAACTTTGATTCGATTAATCACAGGACTTGAAACCTTAGATGGTGGTAATATTAAATTAAACAATACCCTAGTAGCATCTGATACAGTTTTTGTTGAACCTCAGTATAGAAATGTAGGTATGGTTTTTCAAGATTATGCTTTATTTCCACATTTGACAATTTTTAAGAATATTGCTTATGGAATTTCTAAAAACCCTCATAAGCAAGAAAGAGTAAAAGAAGTGTTAGCTTTAGTGGGGTTAGAAGGAATGGAAAAACGCTATCCACATGAATTATCAGGTGGACAACAACAACGAGTAGCATTAGCAAGAGCCATTGCTCCAAATCCAGAATTATTAATATTAGATGAACCTTTTAGTAATCTAGATGTGATTTTAAGAAATCAGTTACGACAAGATATTGTAACCATCTTAAAACAAACCAATACCACGGCTATTTTTGTGACTCATGATATTAAAGATGCTTTAGAGGTATCTGATGAAATTTTAGTCTTACAAAACGGAAACGTATTGCAACAAGGAAAGACACAAGAAGTGTATAAGAACCCTAATGGAGCATATGTAGAACTGTTATTTGAGAATGCTTAA
- a CDS encoding HTTM domain-containing protein, translating to MTFNKYFSKYTSAAPLAVFRILFGVMMTLSIIRFWYNGWIEKLYLEPTFHFSFYGFEWVKPIGNYTYLLFVVCGVSAIFVALGLKYRLAIISFFLSFTYIELMDKTTYLNHYYFISLLSFLLIFLPANAYFSIDAYKRRKEYLNIPKWSIDSIKIMLGIVYFYAGLAKLNSDWLFRAQPLKIWLPSKYDLPIIGNNIMQQEWFHYAMSWCGAIYDLAIPFLLLYKRTRLLAFGLVVFFHVFTRVLFPIGMFPFIMIVSTLIFFDASLHIKILNILKKILSISNGKLQQINEYKLSSIQSKILVRFIATFLLIQVLLPWRYLLYPGELFWTEEGFRFSWRVMLMEKAGYANFKVVDAETGKYFYVDNSDFLTSFQEKQMSFQPDFILEYAHYLGDHFKKDGHENIEIYVESFVALNGRASQPYINPKIDLYKQKESFKHKDWILPFNHEIKIKGI from the coding sequence ATGACATTCAATAAATACTTTTCAAAATATACAAGTGCCGCTCCTTTAGCGGTTTTTCGTATTTTATTTGGAGTGATGATGACTTTAAGTATTATACGTTTTTGGTATAATGGATGGATTGAAAAACTTTATTTAGAACCTACTTTTCACTTTTCTTTCTATGGGTTTGAATGGGTAAAACCCATTGGAAATTATACCTATTTGCTGTTTGTTGTATGTGGAGTTTCAGCAATCTTTGTGGCATTGGGACTTAAGTATCGATTGGCCATAATTTCATTTTTCTTGAGCTTTACTTATATAGAATTAATGGATAAAACTACCTATTTAAACCATTATTACTTTATAAGTTTATTGAGTTTTCTTTTAATATTTTTACCTGCAAATGCCTATTTTTCTATAGATGCGTACAAACGTAGAAAAGAGTATTTAAACATACCTAAATGGTCAATTGATAGTATTAAAATTATGCTGGGAATTGTTTATTTCTATGCAGGTTTAGCAAAGTTAAATTCAGATTGGTTGTTTAGAGCACAGCCTTTAAAAATTTGGCTGCCATCTAAATACGACCTGCCCATTATAGGAAATAATATAATGCAACAAGAATGGTTTCATTATGCAATGAGCTGGTGTGGAGCTATCTATGATCTTGCAATACCATTTTTACTACTTTATAAAAGAACAAGATTACTAGCTTTTGGATTGGTTGTTTTCTTTCATGTATTTACAAGGGTGTTGTTTCCTATAGGGATGTTTCCCTTTATAATGATCGTTAGTACGTTGATCTTTTTTGATGCTTCTTTACATATTAAGATTTTAAACATCTTGAAGAAAATTTTATCCATTTCAAATGGCAAGCTTCAACAAATTAATGAGTATAAACTCTCTTCTATACAAAGTAAAATACTAGTTAGGTTTATTGCAACTTTCTTACTGATTCAGGTATTATTACCATGGCGCTATTTATTATATCCCGGAGAATTGTTTTGGACAGAAGAAGGCTTTAGATTTTCATGGAGAGTTATGTTGATGGAAAAAGCGGGTTATGCAAATTTTAAAGTAGTAGATGCTGAAACGGGGAAGTATTTTTACGTAGATAATTCTGATTTTTTAACATCTTTTCAGGAAAAGCAGATGAGTTTTCAACCTGATTTCATTTTAGAATATGCGCATTATTTAGGAGATCATTTTAAAAAAGATGGTCATGAAAATATTGAAATATACGTAGAAAGCTTTGTAGCTTTGAACGGAAGAGCAAGTCAACCATATATTAATCCTAAGATAGATTTATACAAACAAAAAGAATCTTTTAAACATAAAGATTGGATATTACCTTTTAATCATGAAATTAAAATTAAAGGAATTTAA
- a CDS encoding tetratricopeptide repeat-containing sensor histidine kinase, translating into MEKIKVFLFLLFTTQSLVSQTEKSILDINAKRFCEEKKEEFCTAYTFFVKKQYDSSYIYSSKAIDKVKSQDEKDILNYILGISAIRKRLLKKALASMSEISDYGNYPNLKRLKSARIYLSLKDYDSSLKYYLEWEKFKERTKKSRRKEAYHNIGLCYVHKKEYDKSREYFDKELALINKEDTLSLVRAKMDLANVYYNQYLDDDAIPLFQEAYDLAKLFSDVELKQFTAQNMAVVERNRKRYKESVEYYREFIKWKDSLFNRDKIWELTEKDKQLAVAQKESEIALQDEKIKRQRVVQHSLIAGASGLLIFLGFLAFLYKKLKKQNVLITQQKEDLNIANKTKNYLFSVVSHDLRSPMNTIQYQHEQLKKHIDTKDIDGIKEANNTAIAVTKSTSHLLNNVLHWSLEQSNQLLFNQGEHALKPLIEHILFDYGTLMEAKEIAISSEVENQLVKIDKESIKIVVRNLIDNAIKYMDGKGRIKISAGKESEEFSYIKIHDTGIGISKEQLQKINALTDLSIDKIDRSEGVGLGLILCQTLIKKNNGKLTFSSELGKGTTVKIVLQKV; encoded by the coding sequence ATGGAGAAGATTAAGGTATTTTTATTTCTATTATTTACTACACAGTCTTTAGTTTCACAAACAGAGAAAAGTATTTTAGATATAAATGCGAAGAGGTTTTGTGAAGAAAAAAAAGAAGAATTTTGTACTGCTTATACATTTTTTGTAAAAAAGCAGTACGATTCGTCTTATATTTATAGTTCAAAAGCAATTGATAAAGTTAAATCTCAAGACGAAAAGGATATTTTAAATTATATATTGGGTATTAGTGCTATTAGAAAAAGACTTTTAAAAAAGGCATTAGCTAGTATGTCTGAAATTTCTGATTATGGAAATTACCCTAATTTGAAGCGTTTAAAATCTGCGAGAATTTATTTAAGTTTAAAAGATTATGATTCTTCATTAAAATATTACCTTGAATGGGAAAAATTTAAAGAAAGGACTAAGAAATCTAGAAGAAAAGAGGCTTATCATAATATAGGATTATGTTACGTACATAAAAAAGAGTATGATAAGTCAAGAGAATACTTTGATAAAGAATTAGCTTTAATAAATAAGGAGGATACACTTTCTTTAGTAAGAGCAAAAATGGATTTAGCAAATGTATATTATAATCAATATTTAGATGATGATGCGATTCCTTTGTTTCAAGAGGCTTATGATTTAGCAAAGTTATTTTCAGATGTTGAGTTAAAGCAGTTCACCGCACAAAATATGGCGGTCGTAGAACGTAACCGTAAACGTTATAAGGAAAGCGTAGAGTATTATCGAGAGTTTATTAAATGGAAGGATTCTCTGTTTAATAGAGATAAAATTTGGGAACTTACCGAAAAGGATAAACAATTAGCAGTTGCACAAAAAGAAAGTGAAATAGCTTTACAAGACGAGAAAATCAAAAGACAGAGAGTAGTTCAGCATAGTTTAATTGCTGGAGCCTCAGGTTTGTTAATTTTCCTTGGGTTTTTAGCATTTCTCTATAAAAAATTGAAGAAGCAGAATGTGCTTATTACCCAGCAAAAGGAAGACCTAAATATTGCCAATAAAACAAAAAATTATCTGTTCTCGGTGGTTTCTCATGATTTACGTTCACCAATGAATACCATTCAGTATCAACATGAACAATTAAAAAAACATATTGATACTAAAGATATAGACGGAATCAAAGAAGCCAATAATACTGCTATTGCGGTAACTAAAAGTACCAGCCATTTATTAAACAATGTATTGCATTGGTCTTTAGAACAAAGTAATCAGTTATTGTTTAATCAAGGAGAGCATGCTTTGAAGCCTTTGATAGAACATATATTATTTGATTATGGTACGTTGATGGAAGCCAAAGAAATAGCTATTAGTAGTGAAGTTGAAAATCAATTAGTGAAAATAGATAAAGAATCTATTAAGATTGTCGTACGTAACTTAATAGACAATGCTATTAAGTATATGGATGGAAAAGGGCGTATAAAAATAAGTGCTGGAAAAGAATCGGAAGAATTTTCGTATATTAAAATCCATGATACTGGAATAGGAATATCTAAAGAACAGTTGCAAAAAATTAATGCATTAACTGATTTATCAATTGATAAGATAGATCGATCTGAAGGAGTTGGTTTAGGGTTAATTTTATGTCAAACATTAATTAAGAAAAATAATGGAAAACTTACTTTTAGTAGTGAGTTAGGAAAAGGAACTACCGTGAAAATAGTTTTACAAAAAGTATAA
- a CDS encoding LytTR family DNA-binding domain-containing protein codes for MNALRLLLLEDLDSEANELISFLEENTYEVVRVRNIIEAEKEIKNRFFDVVILDIMINGKPEGIELASRMNKEGIDLPFLFLTSMQSRAIFDEAKLTNPMVYLLKPYNKLELLYSLELAIESCYEQSNSISYNEESAVVSPSFLFVKKGRSVSKVDVTAINYVEVKEKYCSLHCNEGRYLIKLSLIKMKEMLSNPDFKQVHRNYLVNLKKIKEIYFEDNLIILENAEKVPFSERYKNAFIKDNTIFR; via the coding sequence ATGAACGCGTTAAGATTATTATTGTTAGAAGATTTAGATAGTGAAGCCAATGAGCTTATATCTTTTTTAGAAGAGAACACTTATGAGGTTGTCAGAGTAAGAAATATTATTGAGGCAGAAAAGGAGATAAAGAATCGCTTTTTTGATGTGGTCATTTTAGATATTATGATCAATGGGAAACCTGAAGGAATAGAGCTTGCGAGTCGTATGAATAAAGAAGGAATAGACCTTCCGTTTTTGTTTTTAACGAGTATGCAAAGTAGAGCGATATTTGATGAAGCAAAGTTGACCAATCCAATGGTGTATTTATTAAAACCTTATAATAAATTGGAGTTATTGTATTCATTAGAGTTGGCTATTGAATCATGTTATGAGCAATCCAATAGCATTAGTTATAATGAGGAAAGTGCCGTGGTAAGTCCTTCATTTTTGTTTGTAAAAAAAGGGAGAAGCGTCTCTAAAGTAGATGTCACTGCTATTAATTATGTAGAAGTGAAAGAAAAGTACTGTAGCTTACATTGTAATGAAGGAAGATACCTTATTAAACTTTCTCTAATCAAAATGAAAGAAATGTTGTCTAATCCTGACTTTAAACAAGTACATCGAAATTACTTAGTCAACCTTAAAAAGATTAAAGAAATTTATTTTGAAGATAATTTAATAATTCTAGAAAATGCTGAAAAGGTACCTTTTAGTGAACGCTATAAAAATGCATTCATAAAAGACAATACCATTTTTAGATAG
- a CDS encoding TonB-dependent receptor domain-containing protein encodes MKLKLKEFKLIVFILFACTSTLIGQQKVSGIITSDTGKKLNKVQVYLSGGKFLTETNSKGYYEFLTDKNKLSLLFYLDAYKLKEVEIEVNDTTSFDIVLNSFSEELSEIVINAQRKKVFELTRLKDVEQTAIYAGKKTEVVLVNQATAALASNNARQIYSQVAGLNIFQNDDAGLQLNIGGRGLDPNRTSNFNTRQNGYDISADVLGYPESYYTPPAEALNEIQIVRGAASLQYGTQFGGLVNFVMKKPNPNKTFEILTRNTVGSNNLFTNFTSIGGTSNKVSYYGYYNYKQGDGFRPNSEFDSKNAFVHLGYEFSDRTKLEAEITYLKYLAQQAGGLTDAMFADNPFQSNRARNWFQVDWFLYNLKLSHQFSENTSFTFNFFGLDASRKALGFRTNRVSQVDSGEERDLITGDFKNFGFEARLLDKYTIFNKDATFLVGAKFYKAENTSVQGPGTNGSDANFTSALDTYPDYSSQSNYNNPNQNIAIFGENIFYLNDKLSITPGVRFEYIKTESDGFFKRINKDGAGNVILNETVTSNESNERSFVLLGLGASYKPNNSIEFYGNVSQNYRSVTFSDLNIVNPSFTINPNISDEKGFTADLGIRGNFKRLVSYDVGLFGLFYNDRIGLVSKGLADGRVVQERGNVGDARILGIESLFDVNLKELFRINNDFSFNYFANTSFINSKYTKSQINGIENNQVEFVPDLNFKTGVRFGYKNFLSSFQYTYLSEQFTDASNSVVPSLSGVNGVIPAYSVFDVSFSYKYKMFKLETGVNNLLDEKYFTRRATGYPGPGIIPSAPRNWYVTLQIKI; translated from the coding sequence ATGAAATTAAAATTAAAGGAATTTAAATTAATAGTTTTTATACTATTTGCATGTACATCGACCTTAATAGGTCAACAGAAAGTATCGGGAATAATAACTTCTGATACTGGGAAAAAATTAAATAAAGTTCAAGTTTATCTGAGTGGAGGTAAGTTTTTGACGGAGACAAACTCAAAAGGATATTATGAGTTTCTAACCGATAAGAATAAACTTAGTTTACTATTCTATTTAGATGCGTATAAACTAAAGGAGGTAGAGATAGAAGTTAATGATACTACTTCATTTGATATAGTATTGAATTCTTTTTCAGAAGAACTTTCTGAAATTGTTATAAATGCGCAAAGGAAAAAAGTATTTGAGCTTACAAGATTAAAAGATGTTGAGCAAACTGCTATTTATGCAGGTAAAAAGACAGAAGTTGTTTTGGTAAATCAGGCAACAGCTGCGTTGGCATCTAATAATGCAAGACAAATTTATAGTCAAGTAGCAGGGTTAAACATTTTTCAAAATGACGATGCAGGTTTACAATTAAATATTGGAGGACGAGGATTAGACCCTAATAGAACTTCTAATTTCAACACACGTCAAAATGGATATGATATTAGTGCAGATGTATTAGGATATCCAGAAAGTTATTATACACCTCCAGCAGAAGCACTGAATGAAATTCAAATTGTTAGAGGAGCGGCATCTTTACAATATGGAACGCAGTTTGGAGGACTGGTTAATTTTGTCATGAAAAAGCCAAACCCAAACAAAACTTTTGAAATTTTAACCAGAAATACGGTAGGAAGTAATAACTTATTTACCAATTTTACAAGTATTGGTGGAACTTCAAACAAAGTAAGCTACTATGGATATTATAACTACAAGCAGGGAGATGGTTTTAGACCGAATTCTGAATTTGACTCAAAAAATGCGTTTGTACATTTAGGATATGAATTTTCGGACAGAACCAAGCTAGAAGCAGAAATTACGTACTTGAAATATTTAGCACAACAAGCTGGAGGTTTAACAGATGCTATGTTTGCTGATAATCCATTTCAAAGTAATAGAGCGAGAAACTGGTTTCAGGTAGATTGGTTTCTGTATAATTTGAAATTGTCACATCAATTTTCTGAAAACACTAGTTTTACATTTAATTTCTTTGGGTTAGATGCTTCAAGAAAAGCATTAGGGTTTAGAACTAACAGAGTAAGTCAAGTGGATAGTGGAGAAGAAAGAGATTTAATAACTGGAGATTTTAAAAACTTTGGATTTGAAGCTCGTTTATTAGATAAATATACCATTTTTAATAAAGATGCGACTTTCTTAGTGGGAGCGAAATTTTATAAGGCAGAAAATACATCAGTACAAGGGCCTGGAACCAACGGAAGTGATGCTAACTTTACTTCAGCTTTAGATACATATCCTGATTATTCATCACAATCAAACTACAACAACCCAAATCAAAATATTGCCATTTTTGGAGAAAATATCTTTTATTTGAATGATAAATTATCAATAACTCCAGGGGTACGTTTTGAATATATAAAAACGGAAAGCGATGGTTTCTTTAAGAGAATAAATAAAGATGGAGCTGGAAATGTAATATTAAACGAAACTGTAACTAGTAATGAATCAAACGAGCGTTCGTTCGTTTTATTAGGATTAGGAGCTAGTTATAAACCAAATAATTCTATTGAATTTTATGGTAATGTTTCTCAAAACTATCGTTCTGTAACTTTTTCAGATTTAAACATTGTGAATCCATCATTTACAATTAATCCTAACATTTCAGATGAAAAAGGATTTACAGCGGATTTGGGAATTCGAGGAAACTTTAAAAGGCTAGTTTCGTATGATGTTGGGTTGTTTGGATTATTCTATAACGATAGAATAGGATTGGTATCTAAAGGACTTGCAGACGGTAGAGTAGTACAAGAAAGAGGAAATGTAGGAGATGCACGTATTTTAGGAATAGAGAGTTTATTTGATGTTAACTTGAAAGAATTATTTAGAATAAACAACGATTTTAGCTTCAATTATTTTGCGAATACTTCTTTTATTAACTCCAAGTATACCAAATCGCAAATTAACGGAATAGAAAATAATCAAGTTGAATTTGTTCCAGATTTAAACTTTAAAACAGGAGTAAGATTTGGATATAAGAACTTCCTTTCTAGTTTTCAATACACCTACTTATCAGAACAATTTACAGATGCTTCCAACTCTGTAGTTCCAAGTTTAAGTGGAGTTAATGGAGTTATTCCTGCATATAGTGTATTTGACGTATCGTTTTCTTATAAATACAAGATGTTTAAATTAGAAACAGGAGTTAATAACTTGTTGGATGAAAAATACTTTACCAGAAGAGCCACAGGATATCCAGGGCCAGGAATTATTCCTTCAGCTCCAAGAAACTGGTATGTTACTTTACAAATCAAAATTTAA
- a CDS encoding Fe(3+) ABC transporter substrate-binding protein — protein sequence MRKIFSAFLLLVAFAACKTEQKKEEKKQEEVNVYTHRHYKADQELFAQFEKETGIKVNVVNAKADELMQKMTTEGELSPADVLITVDAGRLVRAKKKGLLQSATSEFLDKTIPTHLKDVDNNWFALTKRARVIVYNPEKVKPEDLSTYEALTEDKWKNKILIRSSGNIYNQSLLASIIANNGEEKATEWAEGMVANMARSPKGNDRDQVKAVVAGEGDVAVVNTYYIGKLVNSKNPEEVKAGEGVKIFFPNQDDRGTHINVSGAGVAKYAPNKENAIKFIEFLASKKAQEVFAKANYEYPVNKEVEPSDLLKSWGDFKEDTLSLTKLGENNKNAVLVFDKAAWK from the coding sequence ATGAGAAAAATATTTTCAGCATTCCTTTTACTAGTGGCATTTGCAGCTTGTAAAACAGAGCAAAAGAAAGAAGAAAAGAAGCAAGAAGAAGTAAACGTATATACACACCGTCATTATAAAGCAGACCAAGAATTGTTTGCTCAGTTTGAAAAAGAAACAGGTATCAAGGTAAATGTGGTAAATGCGAAAGCGGATGAGTTAATGCAAAAGATGACAACAGAAGGAGAATTATCTCCGGCAGATGTCTTAATTACTGTAGATGCTGGTCGCTTAGTAAGAGCTAAGAAGAAAGGATTGTTACAATCGGCAACTTCTGAGTTTTTAGATAAAACGATTCCTACACATTTGAAAGATGTTGATAATAACTGGTTTGCATTAACAAAAAGAGCAAGAGTAATTGTATACAATCCAGAAAAAGTTAAGCCAGAAGATTTATCAACTTACGAAGCGTTAACAGAAGATAAATGGAAAAACAAAATATTGATCCGTTCTTCAGGGAACATTTATAATCAATCATTATTAGCATCAATTATTGCTAATAACGGAGAAGAAAAAGCAACAGAATGGGCAGAAGGAATGGTTGCCAACATGGCACGTTCTCCAAAAGGAAATGATAGAGATCAGGTAAAAGCTGTAGTAGCAGGAGAAGGAGATGTAGCGGTTGTAAATACCTATTATATTGGAAAGTTAGTAAACTCTAAAAACCCTGAAGAAGTAAAAGCAGGAGAAGGAGTAAAAATATTCTTTCCTAACCAAGATGATAGAGGAACGCACATTAATGTAAGTGGAGCAGGAGTAGCTAAATATGCACCAAACAAAGAAAATGCGATTAAGTTTATTGAGTTTTTAGCAAGTAAAAAAGCGCAAGAGGTTTTTGCAAAAGCTAATTATGAATATCCTGTAAACAAAGAAGTTGAACCATCTGATTTATTAAAGTCATGGGGAGATTTTAAAGAAGATACCTTATCATTAACTAAGCTGGGAGAAAACAATAAAAATGCAGTGTTAGTTTTTGATAAAGCAGCATGGAAATAA